One genomic region from Arthrobacter sp. FB24 encodes:
- the atzF gene encoding allophanate hydrolase — MSGVNESATSRVTAALAAIDAVDRPEIWIKVRGRDELLAEAARIDNDASAGGLPLAGLLLAVKNNVDVAGVSTTAACPGFGYEPAEDAVAVARLRAAGALVLGSTNLDQFATGLVGTRSPYGAVRDARRPDRISGGSSSGSAVAVALGLVDIAIGTDTAGSGRVPAGLQGIVGIKPTLNVVSTAGMVPACRSWDTATILARDLATAELAMGIMAGDSRAWPADVRLAAPFRPRVAYPASLPALPEAWAAEFGAQIERLRSTGVDAEPIELDVFLQAARLLYDGALVAERHAAVGTFIDAAIAGDQSGRGTAAGLDPTVTGIITAAGRVAAHQYVSDTAALEELRREALSRLEGFDALIVPTTPFHPTLAEVAADPMGVNSRMGTYTNFCNLFDMCAVAVPAGTVADAGGDGAAQFGLTVVGRTFEDGVVADIARRIEATPDLPALFASGAAASRTVLNPASPERLPWPVAAGARAVPLVVVGAHRKGQPLVDELERRGAYWEGPVTLAPRYRMVALDTHPPKPGVIRSNDGAELAAERWLLSEAALGSFLAELPEPMLLGSVRLSDGSAAVGFACDAVAASLGRDITHFGDWLVAQAAAGHSADKAGQGIWRQTGEALLTGLQRGRG, encoded by the coding sequence ATGAGCGGCGTCAACGAATCTGCCACCAGCCGTGTGACGGCGGCCCTTGCCGCCATCGACGCCGTTGACCGGCCGGAGATCTGGATCAAGGTGCGCGGCCGCGACGAGCTGCTGGCCGAGGCCGCACGTATTGACAACGACGCCTCCGCCGGCGGACTCCCCCTGGCCGGACTCCTGCTGGCGGTCAAGAACAATGTTGACGTCGCCGGAGTCAGCACGACGGCGGCGTGCCCCGGTTTCGGTTATGAGCCCGCCGAAGATGCCGTGGCAGTGGCACGGCTCCGCGCTGCCGGGGCCCTGGTGCTGGGTTCTACCAACCTGGACCAGTTCGCCACCGGGCTCGTGGGAACCCGCAGCCCGTACGGCGCAGTCCGCGACGCGCGCCGGCCGGACCGGATCTCGGGCGGCTCCAGTTCGGGGTCCGCCGTGGCTGTGGCCCTGGGGCTGGTGGACATTGCCATCGGAACAGACACAGCCGGCTCGGGCCGGGTTCCGGCGGGGCTGCAGGGAATTGTGGGCATCAAGCCCACCCTCAACGTGGTGTCCACGGCGGGAATGGTGCCTGCCTGCCGGTCCTGGGACACCGCCACCATCCTGGCCCGCGACCTGGCTACCGCCGAACTCGCCATGGGGATCATGGCCGGAGACTCGCGGGCATGGCCTGCGGACGTGCGCCTCGCCGCGCCGTTCCGGCCGCGGGTGGCCTACCCGGCGTCGCTCCCGGCATTGCCGGAGGCGTGGGCTGCGGAGTTCGGCGCCCAGATCGAACGGCTGCGCTCCACCGGCGTAGACGCCGAGCCGATCGAACTGGACGTCTTCCTCCAGGCGGCAAGGCTGCTGTACGACGGCGCCCTCGTGGCAGAGCGCCACGCCGCCGTCGGAACCTTCATCGACGCTGCAATCGCGGGTGACCAGTCCGGACGCGGCACCGCCGCCGGGCTGGACCCGACGGTCACCGGCATCATCACTGCGGCAGGCCGTGTGGCCGCCCATCAGTACGTGAGCGACACTGCGGCACTGGAGGAGCTGAGGCGCGAAGCCCTTTCCCGGCTTGAGGGATTCGATGCGCTGATCGTGCCCACCACACCGTTCCATCCGACGCTGGCAGAGGTTGCCGCGGACCCCATGGGGGTTAACTCGCGGATGGGAACGTACACGAACTTCTGCAACCTCTTCGATATGTGTGCAGTCGCGGTGCCTGCCGGCACCGTCGCAGACGCAGGAGGCGATGGAGCCGCACAGTTCGGACTCACCGTCGTGGGAAGGACGTTCGAGGACGGCGTGGTGGCCGATATCGCCCGCAGGATCGAAGCGACACCGGACCTCCCGGCCCTGTTTGCCTCCGGCGCCGCAGCGAGCCGCACCGTACTTAACCCTGCCTCCCCAGAACGGCTGCCGTGGCCCGTGGCCGCCGGTGCGCGGGCCGTGCCGCTAGTGGTGGTGGGCGCCCACCGCAAAGGCCAGCCGCTGGTGGACGAACTGGAACGGCGGGGCGCGTACTGGGAGGGTCCGGTCACCCTGGCGCCCCGCTACCGGATGGTGGCGCTGGACACGCACCCGCCCAAGCCCGGCGTCATCCGTTCCAACGACGGCGCGGAACTGGCAGCAGAGCGGTGGCTGCTGTCCGAGGCCGCACTGGGATCGTTCCTCGCGGAACTCCCCGAACCCATGCTCCTGGGATCCGTCCGGCTCAGTGACGGGTCCGCCGCCGTGGGATTTGCCTGCGATGCGGTAGCGGCGTCCCTCGGCAGGGACATCACGCATTTCGGGGACTGGCTGGTGGCCCAAGCCGCGGCCGGGCATTCCGCGGACAAGGCCGGCCAGGGCATCTGGAGGCAGACCGGCGAGGCTTTACTGACAGGTCTGCAGCGCGGCCGGGGCTAG